A stretch of the Corynebacterium maris DSM 45190 genome encodes the following:
- a CDS encoding type I polyketide synthase has protein sequence MRPRACPWRRRPRRLTTTPLVPDHPAGRLSNRRASPVTDRLINRLENESFALTFAGQGYDWRASLATALAAGVGSTVSADLAEADALLEPVADALAAARPHGFDPVGWATEAPSGVDTQAAAVSVPGILVAQAATAESLRRQGLSLRGAVAVAGHSQGALAAYLAEGRATAAQLLAVAQLIGAAGARAARAAGLVRAGESSPMISIAGATREQVEDAIAAASLTDECVVGLVNGREHVVLVGAPAHNERVVAALEAAAAKTAKAIEAKRRGGSAPNLRINPLDVQIGFHHPALAPAVEQVVAWARECGLDTALAKDASQAVLTAFVDWPADVTRLADAGAQWILDLGPADGVVSLTERAVRGRGVGVLAVASTDGQAQLFDAGLAPARPTPYAEYAPRVVTHDGDKRLVTKFTRVTGRSPMLLAGMTPTTVDPEIVAAAANAGHWSELAGGGQVTEAIFNDNLARLNELLEPGVAVQFNTMFLDPSAWGKHISQGKWVPKARANGAPFDGVTVSAGAPDPEEATQLIADLRAGGFPHISFKPGAIAQIRRVLRIADAVDTPVILQVEGGKAGGHHSWESLDEQLIATYDEIRARDNAVLAVGGGVGTPERAAEYLTGSWAEKYGLPAMPVDAIMIGTTAMAAKEATATESVKQALADAKGTDQWIGASTAEADIASGLSSLGADLHEIDNSFARAGRLVDEVAGVAAAVAARRDEIVDALNKTCKPYYGDLETMTYRAWLERYLELAGPDHRGWLDVTWHSRFVGMLERAEARLTEIDHGAFTPVVELGIDDDPQLAVDTLGEIYPGLDDVLEPADAAWFLRHCRSKGKPVPFVPVIDAEVRRWFRADTFWQAHDERYGANADAVCIIPGPEAVEGIERANEPIAELMERFNAAAVTAATEAGAEEIPAPGLVERILAAPAVEWAGRQQNSPVTALGTEWELAADGRSAQLPTGATLTQEDDAHVVLTVPLTGSLPGNQAHDLQIRLSLAADAPAGAVPIIARADAEAATTELTRLAAGGELPQVVDGVATHSVTVNAADLADYDTVTAGYLPADVAAAGTAPDVLVGKAWPAIFAAIADAEIPGTDGAKVVEGMLNLVHLEHRIELHAPLPTDADLEVTARVDAVTDTIVGRVVEITAEIAGLATLTERFAIQGRRGDAPAPAPTAADATVDTARSFRAQASVTAPASMRPFAIVTGDRNPIHVADAAARMAGLSDGVIVHGMWTSALGEIVAASDGAGRVVEYTATMLAPVLPGAQVDYVVERTGVDARPGRGEVRSVTATVDGETVLTATAVMAEADVFYGFPGQGIQSQGMGMTQRAASPAAKQVWDRADRHTRAKLGFSILEIVQNNPAEVVVGGCRYQHPDGVLYLTQFTQVAMATLGCAQIAEMQEAGVLNDRAYFAGHSVGEYNALAAYAQVLSLEGVVEIVYRRGLTMHHLVPRNAAGVSEYALAALRPYKMGLSGTDVQDYVADMAHRTGEFLEIVNYNIDGRQYAVAGTLSGLQALAADAETRGPGNKALVMIPGIDVPFHSSKLLGGVDDFRAHLDELIPDEVDAEVLVDRYIPNLVARPFELTEDFVRSIAGVVDSPYITALLDDFAAAAKDETALARTLLIELLAWQFASPVRWIETQDLLLTGLDVNRFVEVGVGASPTLSNMLGQTMNLPQYAGSELEVLNVERDRSVVFAEDAVGKPSADVAEDAADEAGDVDVPAEVTAQAADPAPTPAAVASAPAGERPADLDYGAADALELLVAVWTKVRPDQIGAADTIESLVEGVSSRRNQVLLDLGNEFGTGSIDGAADAPFSELSATIVTMARGYGAFGPVLTESVADSLRRVTGPTGKKPGHIAERVTGHWQLGQGWVDHTIAALVMGTRDGASLRGGDLATLQPAAPASAAELDTLIDAAVQSVATVHGMQVAPPAAGGAAGGVVDSAALGEFAEQVTGADGVLATTARDLLKALGLDQPESASFDAADENAELFDLVSRELGSDWPRQVAPRFNAEEAVLLDDRWASAREDVTRAGLGQIDPAALDVTGAGEEVARQAEYFELPELAAQARDTAALNFAEDIAVVTGASPNSIAAAVTGSLLAGGATVVVTTSNLGHQRLEFYKELYRTHARGHAALWVVPANLSAYSDLDALIGWIGEEQTVTVGAEAKVVKPAMVPSLLFPFAAPRVAGSLADAGGAAETQMRLLLWSVERLIAGLSALGADTHLGHRLHVVLPGSPNRGRFGGDGAYGEAKAALDAVVTRWHAEPVWGARTSLVHALIGWVRGTGLMGGNDPLVEAVEAKGVTTYSTEEIAERLISQASADVRSDAASSPVTADFTGGLGEADINLAELAADRPQTTAEESEDTERTLPALPTPYRRIDWTDADFGKIGQKLEDMVVIVGGGELGPYGASRTRFDAELTGDLTAAGVTELAWNMGLISAAEDGTFLDADGADIAEEDIYDRYHDEVLANVGIRRYGDEVGLVDNLAPELTTVYLEHDLTFQVSDATTARSFVDSDPEHTTAVVADDGEWTVTRTAGAPVSVPRRMAMSRFVGGQMPTGFDPSVYGIPADMLESIDRVAVWNLVCTVEAFLSAGFTPAELLSAVHPARVSSTMGTGMGGTGSIRGMYVDRLLNEPRANDILQEALPNVVAAHVMQSYVGGYGQMIHPVAACATAAVSVEEGVDKIRLGKADAVVAGGIDDLSVEGIEGFGNMNATADSAEMEAKGIEHRYFSRANDRRRGGFVEAEGGGTLLLLRGSLAYELGLPVLGVVGFAESFADGAHTSIPAPGLGALSAARGGMDSRLAQALAALDVTPDDVSIVSKHDTSTNANDPNESDLHHRIARATGRDEATPLYVISQKSLTGHPKGGAAAFQVIGLTQVLRSGLVPANRSLDCVDPALREHGEMVWLRKPLDLRSAPPKAGVLTSLGFGHVSALVAIVHPGAFLAAVRAEHGEQAARDWQSSAEQREKAGLRRVSRAILGQESLYERPAERNLGGGGATAKEREVAVLLDDRARLVDGVLQPGE, from the coding sequence ATGCGTCCTCGCGCATGCCCGTGGAGGCGCCGCCCGCGGCGTCTCACGACAACCCCACTGGTGCCGGATCACCCAGCCGGCCGCCTGAGTAACAGGAGAGCTTCGCCCGTGACCGATCGTCTGATCAACCGCCTTGAGAACGAATCTTTCGCCCTGACTTTCGCCGGTCAAGGCTACGATTGGCGGGCGAGCCTGGCCACCGCGCTGGCGGCCGGGGTCGGTTCCACTGTCTCGGCGGACCTGGCGGAGGCGGACGCGCTCCTGGAGCCGGTGGCCGATGCGCTGGCCGCCGCCCGTCCGCACGGCTTTGATCCGGTGGGGTGGGCCACCGAGGCCCCGTCCGGGGTGGACACGCAGGCCGCCGCGGTGTCGGTGCCCGGCATCCTCGTCGCCCAGGCCGCGACGGCCGAGTCGCTGCGCCGTCAGGGGTTGTCCCTCCGCGGCGCCGTCGCCGTCGCCGGGCACTCCCAGGGCGCGCTGGCCGCCTACCTCGCCGAGGGCCGCGCCACCGCCGCCCAGCTGCTGGCCGTCGCTCAGCTCATCGGCGCCGCCGGAGCACGCGCCGCACGTGCCGCCGGGCTGGTGCGGGCGGGAGAGTCCTCCCCGATGATCTCCATCGCGGGAGCGACCCGCGAGCAGGTCGAGGACGCCATCGCCGCAGCTAGCCTCACCGACGAATGCGTGGTCGGCCTCGTCAACGGCCGCGAGCACGTCGTGCTGGTCGGCGCCCCGGCCCACAACGAGCGGGTCGTCGCCGCGCTGGAAGCGGCCGCCGCGAAGACGGCGAAGGCCATCGAGGCCAAGCGCCGCGGCGGTTCCGCCCCGAACCTGCGCATCAACCCGCTCGACGTGCAGATCGGTTTCCACCACCCGGCGCTCGCCCCCGCCGTGGAGCAAGTCGTGGCCTGGGCCAGGGAATGCGGCCTCGATACCGCCCTGGCGAAGGACGCGTCCCAAGCCGTGCTCACCGCCTTCGTCGACTGGCCCGCCGACGTCACGCGCCTGGCGGACGCCGGCGCGCAGTGGATCCTGGATCTGGGCCCGGCGGACGGCGTGGTCTCCTTGACCGAGCGCGCCGTGCGCGGCCGCGGCGTCGGCGTCCTGGCGGTGGCCTCCACCGACGGGCAGGCGCAGCTTTTCGACGCCGGCCTGGCCCCCGCCCGCCCGACCCCGTACGCGGAGTATGCGCCGCGCGTCGTCACGCACGACGGCGACAAGCGGCTGGTGACCAAGTTCACCCGGGTCACCGGCCGCAGCCCGATGTTATTGGCCGGCATGACCCCGACCACCGTCGACCCGGAGATCGTCGCCGCGGCCGCCAACGCCGGCCACTGGTCCGAGCTCGCCGGCGGCGGGCAGGTCACCGAAGCCATCTTCAACGACAACCTCGCCCGACTCAACGAGCTGCTGGAGCCCGGCGTGGCCGTGCAGTTCAACACGATGTTCCTGGACCCCAGTGCCTGGGGCAAGCACATCTCCCAGGGCAAGTGGGTGCCCAAGGCGCGTGCCAACGGCGCGCCCTTCGACGGCGTCACCGTCTCCGCCGGCGCCCCCGACCCGGAGGAAGCCACCCAGCTCATCGCCGACCTGCGCGCCGGCGGCTTCCCCCACATCTCCTTCAAGCCCGGCGCGATCGCCCAGATCCGCCGCGTGCTGCGCATCGCCGACGCCGTCGACACGCCCGTCATCCTGCAGGTCGAGGGCGGCAAGGCCGGCGGCCACCACTCCTGGGAGTCCCTCGACGAGCAGCTGATCGCCACCTACGACGAGATCCGCGCCCGCGACAACGCCGTGTTGGCCGTCGGCGGCGGCGTCGGCACCCCGGAACGCGCCGCCGAATACCTCACCGGTTCCTGGGCCGAGAAATACGGGCTGCCGGCCATGCCGGTCGACGCGATCATGATCGGCACCACCGCCATGGCGGCGAAGGAGGCCACCGCCACCGAGTCCGTCAAGCAGGCGCTCGCCGACGCCAAGGGCACCGACCAGTGGATCGGCGCCAGCACCGCCGAAGCCGACATCGCCTCCGGGCTGAGCTCGCTGGGCGCGGACCTGCACGAGATCGACAACTCGTTTGCCCGCGCCGGGCGCCTCGTCGACGAGGTCGCCGGCGTCGCCGCCGCCGTGGCCGCCCGCCGCGACGAGATCGTCGACGCACTGAACAAGACCTGTAAGCCCTACTACGGCGACCTCGAGACCATGACCTACCGCGCCTGGCTCGAGCGCTACCTCGAACTCGCCGGCCCGGACCACCGCGGCTGGCTCGACGTCACCTGGCACTCCCGCTTCGTCGGCATGCTCGAGCGCGCCGAGGCCCGCCTCACCGAGATCGACCACGGCGCCTTCACCCCGGTCGTCGAGCTGGGAATCGACGACGACCCGCAGCTGGCCGTCGACACGCTCGGCGAAATTTACCCCGGCCTCGACGACGTCCTCGAACCCGCCGACGCCGCCTGGTTCCTGCGCCACTGCCGCAGCAAGGGCAAGCCCGTGCCCTTCGTCCCCGTCATCGACGCCGAAGTGCGCCGCTGGTTCCGCGCCGACACCTTCTGGCAGGCCCACGACGAACGCTACGGCGCCAACGCCGACGCCGTGTGCATCATCCCGGGCCCGGAGGCCGTCGAGGGCATCGAGCGCGCCAACGAACCCATCGCCGAGCTGATGGAACGCTTCAACGCGGCCGCCGTCACCGCCGCCACCGAGGCCGGCGCCGAGGAAATCCCCGCGCCGGGCCTGGTCGAGCGGATTCTCGCCGCCCCGGCCGTCGAGTGGGCCGGACGCCAGCAGAACTCCCCGGTCACTGCTCTGGGCACCGAGTGGGAGCTCGCCGCCGACGGCCGTTCCGCACAGCTGCCGACCGGCGCGACCCTGACCCAAGAAGACGACGCCCACGTCGTGCTCACCGTCCCGCTGACCGGCTCACTGCCGGGCAATCAGGCCCACGACCTGCAGATCCGACTGTCGCTCGCCGCCGACGCCCCCGCCGGCGCCGTCCCGATCATCGCGCGCGCCGACGCCGAGGCCGCCACCACGGAGCTGACTCGACTGGCCGCCGGGGGAGAGCTGCCGCAGGTCGTCGACGGCGTGGCGACGCACTCCGTCACTGTGAACGCCGCCGACCTCGCCGACTACGACACCGTCACCGCCGGTTACCTGCCGGCCGACGTCGCCGCCGCGGGAACCGCGCCGGACGTGCTGGTGGGCAAGGCCTGGCCCGCCATCTTCGCCGCCATCGCCGACGCCGAGATCCCCGGCACGGACGGCGCCAAGGTCGTCGAAGGCATGCTCAACCTGGTCCACCTCGAGCACCGCATCGAGCTGCACGCCCCGCTGCCGACCGACGCCGACCTGGAGGTCACCGCCCGCGTCGACGCCGTCACCGACACCATCGTCGGCCGCGTCGTGGAGATCACCGCCGAGATCGCCGGTCTGGCCACCCTCACCGAGCGCTTCGCCATCCAGGGCCGCCGCGGCGACGCCCCGGCGCCGGCGCCGACCGCCGCGGACGCGACCGTCGACACCGCGCGTTCCTTCCGCGCCCAGGCCAGCGTCACCGCGCCGGCGAGCATGCGTCCCTTCGCCATCGTCACCGGCGACCGCAACCCGATCCACGTCGCCGACGCCGCGGCGCGTATGGCCGGGTTGAGCGACGGCGTCATCGTCCACGGCATGTGGACCTCCGCCCTCGGCGAAATCGTCGCCGCCTCCGACGGCGCCGGCCGGGTCGTGGAGTACACCGCCACCATGCTCGCCCCGGTGCTGCCGGGCGCGCAGGTCGACTACGTCGTCGAACGCACCGGGGTGGACGCCCGTCCGGGCCGCGGCGAAGTCCGCTCCGTCACCGCCACGGTCGACGGCGAGACCGTGCTGACCGCCACCGCCGTCATGGCCGAGGCCGACGTCTTCTACGGATTCCCCGGCCAGGGCATCCAGTCCCAGGGCATGGGCATGACCCAGCGCGCCGCCAGCCCGGCCGCCAAGCAGGTGTGGGACCGCGCTGACCGTCACACCCGTGCCAAGCTGGGCTTCTCCATCCTGGAGATCGTCCAGAACAACCCCGCCGAGGTCGTCGTCGGCGGCTGCCGCTACCAGCACCCCGACGGCGTTCTCTACCTGACGCAGTTCACCCAGGTCGCCATGGCCACCCTGGGCTGCGCGCAGATCGCCGAGATGCAGGAAGCCGGCGTGCTCAACGACCGCGCCTACTTCGCCGGTCACTCCGTCGGCGAATACAACGCCCTGGCCGCCTACGCCCAGGTGCTCTCGCTGGAGGGCGTGGTGGAGATCGTCTACCGTCGCGGCCTGACCATGCACCACCTCGTCCCGCGCAACGCCGCGGGCGTGTCCGAGTACGCCCTGGCCGCCCTGCGCCCCTACAAGATGGGCCTGTCCGGCACGGACGTGCAGGACTACGTGGCCGACATGGCGCACCGCACCGGCGAGTTCCTCGAGATCGTCAACTACAACATCGACGGCCGCCAGTACGCGGTCGCCGGCACCCTGTCCGGGCTGCAGGCCCTGGCCGCGGACGCGGAAACCCGCGGTCCGGGCAACAAGGCGCTGGTGATGATCCCGGGCATCGACGTGCCCTTCCACTCCTCGAAGCTGCTCGGCGGCGTCGACGACTTCCGCGCCCACCTCGACGAGCTCATCCCGGACGAGGTCGACGCCGAGGTACTCGTCGACCGCTACATCCCGAACCTGGTGGCGCGCCCCTTCGAGCTGACCGAGGACTTCGTGCGCTCCATCGCCGGGGTCGTCGACTCGCCGTACATCACGGCGCTTCTCGACGACTTCGCGGCCGCGGCCAAGGATGAGACCGCGTTGGCACGTACCCTGCTCATCGAGCTGCTGGCCTGGCAGTTCGCCTCCCCGGTCCGCTGGATCGAGACCCAGGACCTCCTGCTGACGGGCCTGGACGTGAACCGTTTCGTCGAGGTCGGCGTCGGCGCGTCGCCGACGCTGAGCAACATGCTCGGCCAGACCATGAACCTGCCGCAGTACGCCGGTTCCGAGCTTGAGGTGCTCAACGTCGAACGCGACCGCTCGGTCGTCTTCGCCGAAGACGCCGTGGGCAAGCCGAGCGCTGACGTCGCCGAGGACGCCGCAGACGAGGCAGGCGACGTCGACGTCCCCGCCGAGGTCACCGCCCAGGCGGCCGACCCCGCGCCGACCCCGGCGGCGGTGGCCTCCGCCCCAGCCGGCGAGCGTCCCGCCGACCTCGACTACGGCGCGGCCGACGCCTTGGAGCTGCTCGTCGCCGTGTGGACCAAGGTCCGCCCGGACCAGATCGGCGCCGCAGACACCATCGAATCGCTGGTCGAAGGCGTCTCCTCCCGCCGCAACCAGGTTCTGCTGGATTTGGGCAACGAGTTCGGCACCGGCTCCATCGACGGCGCCGCCGACGCCCCTTTCTCGGAGCTGTCGGCCACCATCGTCACCATGGCCCGTGGCTACGGCGCCTTCGGCCCGGTGCTCACCGAATCCGTCGCCGACTCCCTGCGCCGGGTCACCGGCCCGACCGGCAAGAAACCCGGCCACATCGCCGAGCGCGTCACCGGGCACTGGCAGCTGGGCCAGGGTTGGGTCGACCACACTATCGCCGCCCTGGTCATGGGCACCCGCGACGGCGCCTCCCTGCGCGGCGGGGACCTGGCGACCCTGCAGCCGGCCGCCCCAGCCAGCGCCGCCGAGCTGGACACGCTCATCGACGCCGCCGTGCAGTCGGTCGCCACCGTCCACGGGATGCAGGTCGCCCCGCCGGCTGCCGGCGGCGCCGCCGGGGGCGTGGTCGACTCCGCGGCCTTGGGCGAGTTCGCCGAGCAGGTCACCGGCGCCGACGGCGTCCTGGCCACCACCGCACGCGACCTGCTCAAAGCGCTCGGCCTGGATCAGCCCGAATCCGCCTCCTTCGACGCGGCCGACGAGAACGCCGAGCTCTTCGACCTGGTCTCCCGCGAGCTGGGCTCCGACTGGCCGCGCCAGGTCGCCCCGCGCTTTAACGCTGAGGAGGCCGTGCTGCTCGACGACCGCTGGGCCTCCGCCCGCGAAGACGTCACCCGCGCAGGCCTCGGCCAGATCGATCCCGCCGCACTCGACGTCACCGGCGCCGGCGAGGAAGTCGCCCGCCAGGCCGAGTACTTCGAGCTGCCCGAGCTGGCCGCCCAGGCCCGCGACACCGCGGCCCTGAACTTCGCCGAGGACATCGCCGTGGTCACCGGCGCCTCCCCGAACTCGATCGCGGCGGCCGTCACCGGCAGCCTGCTCGCCGGGGGCGCGACCGTGGTGGTCACCACCTCCAACCTGGGGCATCAGCGCCTGGAGTTCTACAAGGAGCTCTACCGCACCCACGCTCGCGGCCACGCCGCCCTGTGGGTCGTCCCGGCCAACCTCAGCGCCTATTCTGACCTCGACGCGCTCATCGGCTGGATCGGCGAGGAACAGACGGTCACCGTCGGCGCGGAGGCCAAGGTGGTCAAACCCGCCATGGTGCCGAGCCTGCTGTTCCCGTTTGCGGCCCCGCGTGTGGCCGGCTCGCTGGCCGACGCCGGCGGCGCCGCCGAAACCCAGATGCGCCTGCTGCTGTGGTCCGTCGAGCGCCTCATCGCCGGCCTGTCCGCCCTCGGCGCCGACACCCACCTCGGCCACCGCCTGCACGTGGTGTTGCCGGGCTCGCCGAACCGCGGCCGCTTCGGCGGCGACGGCGCCTACGGCGAAGCCAAAGCCGCCCTCGACGCGGTGGTCACCCGTTGGCACGCCGAACCCGTCTGGGGCGCGCGCACCAGCCTGGTGCACGCCCTGATCGGCTGGGTGCGCGGCACCGGACTGATGGGCGGCAACGACCCGCTCGTCGAGGCCGTCGAAGCCAAGGGCGTGACCACGTACTCCACCGAGGAGATCGCCGAACGTCTGATCAGCCAGGCCAGCGCGGACGTGCGTTCCGACGCCGCGTCCTCGCCGGTCACCGCGGACTTCACCGGTGGTCTCGGCGAGGCCGACATCAACCTCGCCGAGCTGGCCGCCGACCGTCCGCAGACGACTGCTGAGGAATCCGAAGACACCGAGCGTACGCTGCCGGCCCTGCCGACCCCGTATCGCCGCATCGACTGGACCGACGCTGACTTCGGCAAGATCGGGCAGAAACTCGAGGACATGGTCGTCATCGTCGGCGGCGGGGAACTCGGCCCCTACGGCGCCTCCCGCACGCGTTTCGACGCCGAACTCACCGGCGACCTCACCGCCGCCGGCGTCACCGAACTGGCCTGGAACATGGGCCTGATCTCCGCGGCGGAGGACGGCACCTTCCTCGACGCCGACGGCGCCGACATCGCCGAAGAAGACATCTACGACCGCTACCACGACGAAGTGCTGGCCAACGTCGGCATCCGCCGCTACGGCGACGAGGTCGGCCTCGTCGACAACCTCGCGCCCGAGCTGACCACCGTCTACCTCGAGCACGACCTGACCTTCCAGGTCTCCGACGCCACCACCGCCCGCAGCTTCGTCGACTCGGACCCCGAGCACACCACCGCGGTCGTCGCAGACGACGGCGAATGGACCGTCACCCGCACCGCCGGCGCCCCGGTGTCGGTGCCGCGCCGCATGGCCATGTCGCGCTTCGTCGGCGGTCAGATGCCCACAGGCTTCGACCCCTCCGTCTACGGCATCCCGGCCGACATGCTCGAGAGCATCGACCGGGTCGCGGTGTGGAACCTCGTCTGCACCGTCGAGGCGTTCCTGTCAGCCGGCTTCACGCCTGCGGAGCTGCTCTCGGCCGTGCACCCGGCGCGCGTGTCCTCCACCATGGGCACGGGCATGGGCGGCACCGGTTCGATCCGTGGCATGTACGTCGACCGGCTGCTCAACGAGCCGCGCGCCAACGACATCCTGCAGGAGGCGCTGCCGAACGTCGTGGCCGCGCACGTCATGCAGTCCTATGTGGGCGGTTACGGCCAGATGATCCACCCGGTCGCGGCGTGCGCCACCGCCGCGGTCTCCGTGGAGGAGGGCGTGGACAAGATCCGGCTGGGCAAGGCCGACGCCGTGGTGGCCGGCGGCATCGACGACCTGTCCGTCGAGGGGATCGAGGGCTTCGGCAACATGAACGCCACCGCCGACTCCGCCGAGATGGAGGCCAAGGGCATCGAGCACCGCTACTTCTCGCGGGCGAACGACCGCCGCCGCGGCGGTTTCGTCGAGGCCGAGGGTGGTGGCACGCTGTTGCTGCTGCGCGGTTCGCTGGCCTATGAGTTGGGGCTGCCGGTGTTGGGCGTGGTCGGTTTCGCCGAGTCCTTCGCCGACGGCGCGCACACCTCCATCCCGGCGCCGGGACTGGGCGCGCTGTCCGCCGCCCGCGGCGGCATGGATTCGCGCCTGGCGCAGGCGCTGGCGGCACTGGACGTCACGCCGGACGATGTGTCGATCGTGTCCAAGCACGACACCTCGACCAACGCCAACGACCCGAACGAGTCGGACCTGCACCACCGCATTGCCCGGGCCACGGGGCGCGACGAGGCCACGCCGCTCTACGTCATCTCGCAGAAGTCGCTCACCGGCCACCCCAAGGGCGGCGCCGCGGCCTTCCAGGTGATCGGCCTGACCCAGGTGCTGCGCTCCGGTCTGGTGCCGGCGAACCGTTCGCTGGACTGCGTTGATCCGGCGCTGCGTGAGCACGGCGAGATGGTGTGGCTGCGTAAGCCGTTGGATCTGCGCTCGGCGCCGCCGAAGGCCGGCGTGCTCACCTCGCTCGGGTTCGGGCACGTCTCCGCGCTGGTGGCGATCGTGCATCCGGGCGCCTTCCTGGCGGCGGTGCGCGCCGAGCACGGCGAGCAAGCGGCCCGCGACTGGCAGTCCTCTGCCGAGCAGCGGGAGAAGGCCGGTCTGCGCCGTGTCTCGCGTGCGATCCTGGGCCAGGAGTCGCTCTACGAGCGTCCCGCCGAGCGCAACCTCGGCGGTGGCGGCGCCACGGCCAAGGAACGGGAGGTGGCGGTGCTGCTCGATGACCGCGCCCGACTGGTGGACGGGGTGCTGCAGCCCGGGGAGTAG